In Corallococcus silvisoli, one DNA window encodes the following:
- a CDS encoding imm11 family protein: MFRRLTNALRRLWRRPSESSPPDRRSLPSGTEPAAAAPRRSRVSVAEEPSPQARHGTSRPRRPAVRIVAHGSTSGGRKTVRRGLTTATRFFDLHDDFRAPGRWEPGDPQGLDDKVVGDVWMFTAGHPVAVDGPMHIPNEGRRAPLDFSLAGAGLTPVVHPRVAAVFQRLAPEDVQLLPVAIEGQAAPYFLLVATRLIRCVDEAACMEVLHYGPGDGVPARVGQYRSVRGLRIDPTQVGRARVFRPWGWPVTLVVSEVVKEALEKEGITGARFTPVTDTRH, from the coding sequence ATGTTCAGGCGTCTCACCAACGCGCTGCGACGGTTGTGGCGCCGGCCCTCCGAAAGCAGCCCTCCGGACCGGCGCAGCCTGCCCAGCGGCACCGAGCCCGCCGCCGCCGCGCCCCGGCGCTCGCGCGTGTCGGTCGCGGAGGAGCCGTCCCCCCAGGCCCGCCACGGCACCAGCCGCCCCCGCCGCCCCGCCGTCCGCATCGTCGCGCATGGCAGCACCTCCGGCGGCCGCAAGACGGTCCGCCGGGGCCTGACCACCGCCACCCGCTTCTTCGACCTGCACGACGACTTCCGCGCCCCCGGCCGCTGGGAACCCGGCGACCCGCAGGGCCTGGATGACAAGGTCGTGGGCGACGTGTGGATGTTCACCGCCGGGCACCCCGTCGCCGTCGACGGGCCCATGCACATCCCCAACGAGGGCCGCAGGGCGCCCCTGGACTTCTCCCTCGCGGGCGCGGGCCTCACGCCCGTGGTGCACCCTCGCGTGGCCGCCGTCTTCCAGCGCCTGGCCCCCGAGGACGTCCAGCTGCTGCCCGTGGCCATCGAGGGCCAGGCCGCCCCGTACTTCCTCCTCGTCGCCACGCGCCTCATCCGCTGCGTGGACGAAGCCGCCTGCATGGAGGTCCTCCACTACGGCCCCGGCGACGGCGTCCCCGCGCGCGTGGGCCAGTACCGCTCCGTCCGGGGCCTGCGCATCGACCCGACCCAGGTGGGCCGCGCCCGCGTGTTCCGCCCCTGGGGCTGGCCCGTCACCCTCGTCGTCTCCGAGGTCGTGAAGGAGGCCCTCGAGAAGGAGGGCATCACCGGCGCGCGCTTCACGCCCGTGACCGACACCCGGCATTGA
- the rapZ gene encoding RNase adapter RapZ — translation MTAPAKQIIVITGMSGSGKSTAIRALEDAGFFCIDNLPVLLLPKLTELAGGGNIERMALVVDVREGVFLKDAPRVVAEVRRAGHQVDVLFLDSSDDSLLRRFSETRRRHPLAPEGTVAEGIHAEREALKDLRELADQVIDSSALNVHDLKRMVQGRFSPEPTTGPSLSIMSFGYRYGVPPQADLVFDVRFLPNPYFVPELKGLTGKNPKVSGYVLEREETQQFLDKVVDLCRFLFPRYQKEGKAYLTVALGCTGGKHRSVALAAEMVRRLSTDYGRVQLWDRDIEKE, via the coding sequence GTGACCGCCCCCGCCAAGCAGATCATCGTCATCACCGGCATGTCCGGATCCGGCAAGTCCACCGCCATCCGGGCGCTGGAGGACGCCGGGTTCTTCTGCATCGACAACCTGCCGGTGCTGCTCCTGCCCAAGCTCACGGAGCTCGCGGGCGGGGGCAACATCGAGCGCATGGCGCTGGTGGTGGACGTGCGTGAGGGCGTCTTCCTCAAGGACGCCCCGCGGGTGGTCGCCGAGGTGCGCCGCGCGGGCCACCAGGTGGACGTGCTCTTCCTGGACTCCAGCGACGACAGCCTCCTGCGCCGCTTCAGCGAGACGCGCCGCCGCCACCCGCTGGCGCCGGAAGGCACCGTGGCGGAGGGCATCCACGCGGAGCGCGAGGCCCTCAAGGACCTGCGCGAGCTGGCGGACCAGGTCATCGACTCGTCGGCGCTCAACGTCCACGACCTGAAGCGCATGGTGCAGGGGCGCTTCAGCCCGGAGCCCACGACGGGGCCCAGCCTGTCCATCATGTCGTTCGGCTACCGCTACGGCGTGCCGCCGCAGGCGGACCTGGTGTTCGACGTGCGCTTCCTGCCGAACCCGTACTTCGTGCCGGAGCTGAAGGGGCTCACCGGCAAGAACCCGAAGGTGTCGGGGTACGTGCTGGAGCGGGAGGAGACGCAGCAGTTCCTGGACAAGGTCGTGGACCTCTGCCGCTTCCTGTTCCCCCGCTACCAGAAGGAGGGCAAGGCGTACCTCACGGTGGCGCTGGGGTGCACGGGCGGCAAGCACCGCTCGGTGGCGCTGGCGGCGGAGATGGTGCGCCGGCTGTCCACGGACTACGGCCGCGTGCAGCTGTGGGACCGCGACATCGAGAAGGAGTAG
- the hprK gene encoding HPr(Ser) kinase/phosphatase: MKSIRISQLLEDQGHDLRLTLMAGTQGLARTVDSSRIQKPGLALAGFTEHLHPHRVQVFGNTEISYLATLPEEAQRASLAKLFGEEDLACVVVTKALDAPRALVDACEAAGLSLMKTPLLSSEFIQRVQSFLEDALTESSSLHGVLMDVFGVGILLLGKSGIGKSEIALDLVMRGQRLVADDIVDVTRRKGAVYGAGNPVIKHHMEIRGLGIINIKDLFGVSAVREQKKIELVIELQEWDPHQEYDRLGVEDKHLQIVGVDIPLSVVPVRPGRNMATIVEVAARNQLLKLQGHHSAREFAERLNRAIAQGAMRRTLGEEVE, encoded by the coding sequence ATGAAATCCATTCGCATCTCCCAGCTCCTCGAGGACCAGGGCCACGACCTGCGGCTGACCCTGATGGCGGGCACCCAGGGGCTGGCGCGCACGGTGGACTCCTCGCGCATCCAGAAGCCGGGTCTGGCGCTCGCGGGCTTCACCGAACACCTCCACCCCCACCGCGTTCAGGTCTTCGGCAACACCGAGATCTCCTACCTGGCCACCCTCCCGGAGGAGGCGCAGCGCGCGTCGCTGGCCAAGCTCTTCGGCGAGGAGGACCTGGCGTGCGTGGTGGTGACCAAGGCGCTGGACGCGCCCCGCGCGCTGGTGGACGCGTGCGAGGCGGCGGGCCTGTCGCTGATGAAGACGCCGCTGCTCTCCAGCGAGTTCATCCAGCGCGTGCAGAGCTTCCTGGAGGACGCGCTCACGGAGTCCAGCAGCCTGCACGGCGTGCTGATGGACGTCTTCGGCGTGGGCATCCTGCTGTTGGGCAAGAGCGGCATCGGCAAGAGCGAAATCGCCCTGGACCTGGTGATGCGCGGCCAGCGGCTGGTGGCGGATGACATCGTGGACGTCACCCGCCGCAAGGGGGCCGTCTACGGCGCGGGCAACCCGGTCATCAAGCACCACATGGAGATTCGCGGACTGGGCATCATCAACATCAAGGACCTCTTCGGAGTGTCCGCCGTCCGGGAACAGAAGAAGATTGAGCTTGTGATTGAGCTGCAGGAGTGGGATCCGCACCAGGAGTACGACCGCCTGGGCGTGGAGGACAAGCACCTGCAGATTGTCGGCGTGGACATCCCCTTGTCGGTCGTGCCCGTGCGTCCTGGACGCAACATGGCCACCATCGTGGAGGTGGCCGCGCGCAACCAACTGTTGAAGCTTCAGGGCCACCATTCGGCGCGAGAGTTCGCCGAGCGACTCAATCGAGCCATCGCCCAGGGGGCGATGCGCCGCACCTTGGGAGAAGAGGTCGAGTGA